TCGTGAGGGCGACCTGGCCGCTGCGGCCCCACAGGCCGCGCGGGGTGACCTGGACCAGGGGCAGGATGCAGCGGGCGGCGACGGTGAGGGCGAGCGGGTCGGCGTCCGGCCACTCGGCGAGCAGCAGGGTACGGAGCTCCTTGACCGGCCTGGGCTTCTCCTCGACGGCGGCGCGGCTGAGGGCGGCGAGGCGGTCCAGGTCGACGCCGTCGAGCCGCTTGTGGAACACCTTCAGCTCGCGGTCCGGGCCGCCGGCCTGCATGAGGGGGCGCAGGGCGAGGCAGTCGTCGGCGGTGTGGGTGTGGATGGTGGACCGCATGGTGACCATCCGAGCGACCGCGCGGGACTCCATGAGCGCGGAGAGGTCCTCGGGCCGGAAGCCGTCGAGCCGGGCGGTGAGCGCGTAGTACGGCGGCTTGGTGTTCTGGGCCTGCAGGCCGACGAGATGCCGGACCGCGTCCTCGGCGGGGCGGGCGGACCGGCGCAGCAGGAGCTGCCGGTCGAGGGTGGCGCGGTTGAGGGCACGGCGGGTGAGCACCGGGTGGGCGTTCTTCTGTGCGGCCATGACAGGAACGGTACTCAGCATTGCGGACAGGTACGGTCCGCAAGAGGCGGGCCGACACCGGGAAGCCCGCGGGATTGGCCCCGTATATCCTGCTCCGAGATGCTGATCATTCCCGTGGAGGTGGACCCCACGATGTCGGAGCGCCGCCCGCGGGCCGCCCTTTCCCCGCTGAAGCACCCCTGGCGCCGCCAGGCGGAGCCCCCGTCCTCGGGGCCGTCGGGCTCGGCGGGCTCCTCGGGCGGAGCGGGCGGATCGGGCTCGTCCAGCGGATCGGGCGGGTCGGGCTCTCCGGGGAAGGGCGGGCCGCCGGAGCCGCCGGGCGGGGAGCCGCGGCCGAGCGTCGTACAGGCGTCGCTGTACCGCGACGGCCGC
This sequence is a window from Streptomyces sp. HUAS YS2. Protein-coding genes within it:
- a CDS encoding winged helix DNA-binding domain-containing protein — translated: MAAQKNAHPVLTRRALNRATLDRQLLLRRSARPAEDAVRHLVGLQAQNTKPPYYALTARLDGFRPEDLSALMESRAVARMVTMRSTIHTHTADDCLALRPLMQAGGPDRELKVFHKRLDGVDLDRLAALSRAAVEEKPRPVKELRTLLLAEWPDADPLALTVAARCILPLVQVTPRGLWGRSGQVALTTAEHWFGRPVADPPPAPDETVRRYLAAFGPASVKDMQAWSMLTGLREAFERLRPELLVLQDENGVELFDLPDAPRPDADTPAPPRLLAEFDNLLLSHADRSRVVPPEYKGRTWSGNQAHPTFLLDGFLAGTWRLDTGRNGVGKNSVVMTLQPFAAPTRAQRAALQEEAGRTLSVLASDVADHDVRFED